A single genomic interval of Corvus hawaiiensis isolate bCorHaw1 chromosome 5, bCorHaw1.pri.cur, whole genome shotgun sequence harbors:
- the THNSL2 gene encoding threonine synthase-like 2 isoform X4, whose protein sequence is MHEAMGTSGDTGSSAIESVRGQKNVDIFVLLPKGLCTQIQELQMTTVIEDNVHVFAAHGNSDEIDEPIKELFADVDFAGKYNLMSLNSINWSRIMVQIAHYFYAYFQCAPSLDTTPLPVVEIVVPTGGGGNITAGCIAQKMGLPIRLVAVVNSNDIIHRTVQHGDFSLAESVKATLAPAMDIQEPYNVERILWLLSGSDSCQIKTLMEQFNTSKRLKLPEDLHRKLSETLGSCSASDEDIVGAMRRCWEENQYLLCPHSAVAAHYHYSQPHSIPRCCLAPASPAKFQDAVLRANLVPQIPPEITALTAMETRSNPLERGWDWAQVLRGRIEAVAQQWEAQAGSVCTPEQGGNTGQVVTPVCV, encoded by the exons ATGCATGAAGCCATGG GGACttcaggggacacagggagctcGGCCATCGAGAGTGTAAGAGGGCAGAAGAACGTGGACATCTTTGTTCTGCTGCCCAAGGGGCTCTGCACCCAGATACAGGAACTTCAGATGACCACCGTCATTGAAGACAACGTCCACGTCTTTGCTG CTCATGGGAACAGCGATGAAATCGATGAGCCGATCAAGGAACTGTTTGCTGATGTCGATTTTGCTGGAAAATACAACCTGATGAGCTTGAATTCCATCAATTGGTCCAGGATTATGGTGCAGATTGCTCACTACTTCTACGCTTACTTTCAgtgtgccccatccctggataCCACCCCGCTGCCAGTGGTGGAAATTGTTGTGCcaacaggaggaggaggaaatatCACag CTGGCTGTATTGCCCAGAAGATGGGTCTCCCAATTCGACTTGTTGCTGTGGTGAACAGCAATGACATCATTCATAGGACTGTTCAACATGGAGATTTCTCACTGGCAGAGAGTGTGAAGGCTACGTTAGCACCAGCCATGGATATCCAG GAGCCTTACAATGTGGAGAGGATTCTCTGGCTGCTCTCGGGCTCTGACAGCTGCCAGATAAAAACGCTGATGGAGCAATTCAACACCTCAAAAAGGCTGAAGCTGCCAGAGGATTTGCACAGAAAG CTCTCCGAGACCCTGGGATCATGCTCGGCCTCTGATGAGGACATTGTGGGAGCCATGAGACGCTGCTGGGAGGAGAACCAGTACCTGCTGTGCCCCCactctgctgtggctgctcacTACCACTACTCACAGCCACACAG catcCCCCGGTGTTGCTtggctccagcctctccagccaAATTTCAGGATGCCGTGCTCCGAGCCAACCTGGTTCCCCAGATCCCCCCTGAAATCACTGCCCTAACAGCAATGGAGACCAGATCCAATCCCCTGGAGCGGGGATGGGACTGGGCACAGGTGCTCCGGGGCCGGATTGAAGCCGTGGCGCAGCAGTGGGAGGCACAGGCGGGGTCAGTTTGCACCCCAGAGCAGGGTGGGAACACCGGCCAGGTAGTCACACCTGTATGTGTGTGA
- the THNSL2 gene encoding threonine synthase-like 2 isoform X1, translating to MLWVPGSDCGASPAAMEYVSTRGGARAVNFEGALLSGYAPDGGLFMPQCIPSLDRDTLRRWSSLSYPGLVKELCSLFIPAELVPRNALHELIDRAFSRFRHKDVVQLSRLKDGLNVLELWHGVTYAFKDLSLSCTGQFLQYFLEKKQKHVNILVGTSGDTGSSAIESVRGQKNVDIFVLLPKGLCTQIQELQMTTVIEDNVHVFAAHGNSDEIDEPIKELFADVDFAGKYNLMSLNSINWSRIMVQIAHYFYAYFQCAPSLDTTPLPVVEIVVPTGGGGNITAGCIAQKMGLPIRLVAVVNSNDIIHRTVQHGDFSLAESVKATLAPAMDIQEPYNVERILWLLSGSDSCQIKTLMEQFNTSKRLKLPEDLHRKLSETLGSCSASDEDIVGAMRRCWEENQYLLCPHSAVAAHYHYSQPHSIPRCCLAPASPAKFQDAVLRANLVPQIPPEITALTAMETRSNPLERGWDWAQVLRGRIEAVAQQWEAQAGSVCTPEQGGNTGQVVTPVCV from the exons ATGCTCTGGGTTCCTGGCAGTGACTGTGGTGCCTCCCCAGCAGCCATGGAATACGTCAGCACACGGGGAGGCGCGAGGGCCGTGAACTTTGAGGGAGCCCTTTTGTCTGGCTACGCGCCCGATGGGGGCCTCTTCATGCCCCAGTGCATCCCCTCGctggacagggacaccctgcGAAGGTGGAGCAGCCTCTCCTACCCTGGGCTGGTCAAGGAGCTGTGCTCCCTCTTCATCCCGGCCGAGCTGGTCCCGCGGAACGCACTCCATG AGTTGATCGACAGGGCCTTCAGCAGATTCAGACACAAGGATGTCGTGCAACTGTCCAGGCTGAAAGATGGGCTGAATGTTTTGGAGCTCTGGCATGGTGTTACTTATGCATTTAAGGACCTGTCCttgtcctgcacagggcagtTTTTACAGTACTTCttggagaaaaagcagaagcatgTCAATATTCTGGTGG GGACttcaggggacacagggagctcGGCCATCGAGAGTGTAAGAGGGCAGAAGAACGTGGACATCTTTGTTCTGCTGCCCAAGGGGCTCTGCACCCAGATACAGGAACTTCAGATGACCACCGTCATTGAAGACAACGTCCACGTCTTTGCTG CTCATGGGAACAGCGATGAAATCGATGAGCCGATCAAGGAACTGTTTGCTGATGTCGATTTTGCTGGAAAATACAACCTGATGAGCTTGAATTCCATCAATTGGTCCAGGATTATGGTGCAGATTGCTCACTACTTCTACGCTTACTTTCAgtgtgccccatccctggataCCACCCCGCTGCCAGTGGTGGAAATTGTTGTGCcaacaggaggaggaggaaatatCACag CTGGCTGTATTGCCCAGAAGATGGGTCTCCCAATTCGACTTGTTGCTGTGGTGAACAGCAATGACATCATTCATAGGACTGTTCAACATGGAGATTTCTCACTGGCAGAGAGTGTGAAGGCTACGTTAGCACCAGCCATGGATATCCAG GAGCCTTACAATGTGGAGAGGATTCTCTGGCTGCTCTCGGGCTCTGACAGCTGCCAGATAAAAACGCTGATGGAGCAATTCAACACCTCAAAAAGGCTGAAGCTGCCAGAGGATTTGCACAGAAAG CTCTCCGAGACCCTGGGATCATGCTCGGCCTCTGATGAGGACATTGTGGGAGCCATGAGACGCTGCTGGGAGGAGAACCAGTACCTGCTGTGCCCCCactctgctgtggctgctcacTACCACTACTCACAGCCACACAG catcCCCCGGTGTTGCTtggctccagcctctccagccaAATTTCAGGATGCCGTGCTCCGAGCCAACCTGGTTCCCCAGATCCCCCCTGAAATCACTGCCCTAACAGCAATGGAGACCAGATCCAATCCCCTGGAGCGGGGATGGGACTGGGCACAGGTGCTCCGGGGCCGGATTGAAGCCGTGGCGCAGCAGTGGGAGGCACAGGCGGGGTCAGTTTGCACCCCAGAGCAGGGTGGGAACACCGGCCAGGTAGTCACACCTGTATGTGTGTGA
- the THNSL2 gene encoding threonine synthase-like 2 isoform X2, whose protein sequence is MEYVSTRGGARAVNFEGALLSGYAPDGGLFMPQCIPSLDRDTLRRWSSLSYPGLVKELCSLFIPAELVPRNALHELIDRAFSRFRHKDVVQLSRLKDGLNVLELWHGVTYAFKDLSLSCTGQFLQYFLEKKQKHVNILVGTSGDTGSSAIESVRGQKNVDIFVLLPKGLCTQIQELQMTTVIEDNVHVFAAHGNSDEIDEPIKELFADVDFAGKYNLMSLNSINWSRIMVQIAHYFYAYFQCAPSLDTTPLPVVEIVVPTGGGGNITAGCIAQKMGLPIRLVAVVNSNDIIHRTVQHGDFSLAESVKATLAPAMDIQEPYNVERILWLLSGSDSCQIKTLMEQFNTSKRLKLPEDLHRKLSETLGSCSASDEDIVGAMRRCWEENQYLLCPHSAVAAHYHYSQPHSIPRCCLAPASPAKFQDAVLRANLVPQIPPEITALTAMETRSNPLERGWDWAQVLRGRIEAVAQQWEAQAGSVCTPEQGGNTGQVVTPVCV, encoded by the exons ATGGAATACGTCAGCACACGGGGAGGCGCGAGGGCCGTGAACTTTGAGGGAGCCCTTTTGTCTGGCTACGCGCCCGATGGGGGCCTCTTCATGCCCCAGTGCATCCCCTCGctggacagggacaccctgcGAAGGTGGAGCAGCCTCTCCTACCCTGGGCTGGTCAAGGAGCTGTGCTCCCTCTTCATCCCGGCCGAGCTGGTCCCGCGGAACGCACTCCATG AGTTGATCGACAGGGCCTTCAGCAGATTCAGACACAAGGATGTCGTGCAACTGTCCAGGCTGAAAGATGGGCTGAATGTTTTGGAGCTCTGGCATGGTGTTACTTATGCATTTAAGGACCTGTCCttgtcctgcacagggcagtTTTTACAGTACTTCttggagaaaaagcagaagcatgTCAATATTCTGGTGG GGACttcaggggacacagggagctcGGCCATCGAGAGTGTAAGAGGGCAGAAGAACGTGGACATCTTTGTTCTGCTGCCCAAGGGGCTCTGCACCCAGATACAGGAACTTCAGATGACCACCGTCATTGAAGACAACGTCCACGTCTTTGCTG CTCATGGGAACAGCGATGAAATCGATGAGCCGATCAAGGAACTGTTTGCTGATGTCGATTTTGCTGGAAAATACAACCTGATGAGCTTGAATTCCATCAATTGGTCCAGGATTATGGTGCAGATTGCTCACTACTTCTACGCTTACTTTCAgtgtgccccatccctggataCCACCCCGCTGCCAGTGGTGGAAATTGTTGTGCcaacaggaggaggaggaaatatCACag CTGGCTGTATTGCCCAGAAGATGGGTCTCCCAATTCGACTTGTTGCTGTGGTGAACAGCAATGACATCATTCATAGGACTGTTCAACATGGAGATTTCTCACTGGCAGAGAGTGTGAAGGCTACGTTAGCACCAGCCATGGATATCCAG GAGCCTTACAATGTGGAGAGGATTCTCTGGCTGCTCTCGGGCTCTGACAGCTGCCAGATAAAAACGCTGATGGAGCAATTCAACACCTCAAAAAGGCTGAAGCTGCCAGAGGATTTGCACAGAAAG CTCTCCGAGACCCTGGGATCATGCTCGGCCTCTGATGAGGACATTGTGGGAGCCATGAGACGCTGCTGGGAGGAGAACCAGTACCTGCTGTGCCCCCactctgctgtggctgctcacTACCACTACTCACAGCCACACAG catcCCCCGGTGTTGCTtggctccagcctctccagccaAATTTCAGGATGCCGTGCTCCGAGCCAACCTGGTTCCCCAGATCCCCCCTGAAATCACTGCCCTAACAGCAATGGAGACCAGATCCAATCCCCTGGAGCGGGGATGGGACTGGGCACAGGTGCTCCGGGGCCGGATTGAAGCCGTGGCGCAGCAGTGGGAGGCACAGGCGGGGTCAGTTTGCACCCCAGAGCAGGGTGGGAACACCGGCCAGGTAGTCACACCTGTATGTGTGTGA
- the THNSL2 gene encoding threonine synthase-like 2 isoform X3 has product MLWVPGSDCGASPAAMEYVSTRGGARAVNFEGALLSGYAPDGGLFMPQCIPSLDRDTLRRWSSLSYPGLVKELCSLFIPAELVPRNALHGTSGDTGSSAIESVRGQKNVDIFVLLPKGLCTQIQELQMTTVIEDNVHVFAAHGNSDEIDEPIKELFADVDFAGKYNLMSLNSINWSRIMVQIAHYFYAYFQCAPSLDTTPLPVVEIVVPTGGGGNITAGCIAQKMGLPIRLVAVVNSNDIIHRTVQHGDFSLAESVKATLAPAMDIQEPYNVERILWLLSGSDSCQIKTLMEQFNTSKRLKLPEDLHRKLSETLGSCSASDEDIVGAMRRCWEENQYLLCPHSAVAAHYHYSQPHSIPRCCLAPASPAKFQDAVLRANLVPQIPPEITALTAMETRSNPLERGWDWAQVLRGRIEAVAQQWEAQAGSVCTPEQGGNTGQVVTPVCV; this is encoded by the exons ATGCTCTGGGTTCCTGGCAGTGACTGTGGTGCCTCCCCAGCAGCCATGGAATACGTCAGCACACGGGGAGGCGCGAGGGCCGTGAACTTTGAGGGAGCCCTTTTGTCTGGCTACGCGCCCGATGGGGGCCTCTTCATGCCCCAGTGCATCCCCTCGctggacagggacaccctgcGAAGGTGGAGCAGCCTCTCCTACCCTGGGCTGGTCAAGGAGCTGTGCTCCCTCTTCATCCCGGCCGAGCTGGTCCCGCGGAACGCACTCCATG GGACttcaggggacacagggagctcGGCCATCGAGAGTGTAAGAGGGCAGAAGAACGTGGACATCTTTGTTCTGCTGCCCAAGGGGCTCTGCACCCAGATACAGGAACTTCAGATGACCACCGTCATTGAAGACAACGTCCACGTCTTTGCTG CTCATGGGAACAGCGATGAAATCGATGAGCCGATCAAGGAACTGTTTGCTGATGTCGATTTTGCTGGAAAATACAACCTGATGAGCTTGAATTCCATCAATTGGTCCAGGATTATGGTGCAGATTGCTCACTACTTCTACGCTTACTTTCAgtgtgccccatccctggataCCACCCCGCTGCCAGTGGTGGAAATTGTTGTGCcaacaggaggaggaggaaatatCACag CTGGCTGTATTGCCCAGAAGATGGGTCTCCCAATTCGACTTGTTGCTGTGGTGAACAGCAATGACATCATTCATAGGACTGTTCAACATGGAGATTTCTCACTGGCAGAGAGTGTGAAGGCTACGTTAGCACCAGCCATGGATATCCAG GAGCCTTACAATGTGGAGAGGATTCTCTGGCTGCTCTCGGGCTCTGACAGCTGCCAGATAAAAACGCTGATGGAGCAATTCAACACCTCAAAAAGGCTGAAGCTGCCAGAGGATTTGCACAGAAAG CTCTCCGAGACCCTGGGATCATGCTCGGCCTCTGATGAGGACATTGTGGGAGCCATGAGACGCTGCTGGGAGGAGAACCAGTACCTGCTGTGCCCCCactctgctgtggctgctcacTACCACTACTCACAGCCACACAG catcCCCCGGTGTTGCTtggctccagcctctccagccaAATTTCAGGATGCCGTGCTCCGAGCCAACCTGGTTCCCCAGATCCCCCCTGAAATCACTGCCCTAACAGCAATGGAGACCAGATCCAATCCCCTGGAGCGGGGATGGGACTGGGCACAGGTGCTCCGGGGCCGGATTGAAGCCGTGGCGCAGCAGTGGGAGGCACAGGCGGGGTCAGTTTGCACCCCAGAGCAGGGTGGGAACACCGGCCAGGTAGTCACACCTGTATGTGTGTGA
- the FABP1 gene encoding fatty acid-binding protein, liver, whose protein sequence is MSFTGKYELQSQENFEPFMKALGLPEDQIQKGKDIKSISEIVQDGKKFKVTVTTGTKVMKNEFTIGEESELEMLNGEKVKAVVQMEGDNKLVTQVKGMKSVTELNGDTITHTMTLGDLTFKRVSKRI, encoded by the exons ATGAGCTTCACTGGAAAGTACGAGCTCCAGTCCCAGGAAAACTTTGAGCCCTTTATGAAAGCCCTTG GGCTCCCTGAGGACCAGATCCAGAAGGGCAAGGACATCAAGAGCATCTCAGAAATTGTGCAGGATGGGAAAAAGTTCAAGGTTACTGTGACCACTGGCACAAAAGTGATGAAAAACGAGTTCACCATTGGGGAGGAGAGTGAGTTAGAGATGCTGAATGGAGAGAAAGTGAAG GCTGTTGTGCAGATGGAGGGTGACAACAAGCTGGTCACACAGGTGAAAGGGATGAAATCTGTCACAGAGCTCAACGGAGACACCATCACCCAT acaaTGACCCTGGGTGACCTCACCTTCAAGAGAGTCAGCAAGAGAATCTAG